The DNA segment AGCTCTCTGAAGTGATTTTAACAGCAAATTATAAGCTGTTCTCCCCCATGGGTATGTCATCAAGACATCCATATCCTGCGCTATTTTCACATAATCCAAAGTAAAAGTTGTGCCACCGTCGAGAAGGCTCTTCTGTAGTAGTATGCTCTCAATCAGGAGGAGCATTGCAAGGCAGAATCTCTCATCAGAAgcatcttctcttgtgtttctgaGCTGCTTCTCCACGTCCTTTACTGTATGAGTACGCCCTTTTAGGAAGTCCCACTTAAATTTCTCGGTTTCCTCTCGTGGTTCTCTTGCTTCACCACTACATTTCAAACCAGTCACCATGTGGAATTCTCTTATAGAGAACCTCATTGGCTGAGCACCAAAATGGAACCATGCTTCGTGTCTCTTCACTGTCTTGATGCTTTTGGTGAGAACTGCGTGCACTATCTTAGCTGATAATTTCAAAGACCTCTCTCCAAGCTTGATCACCGGTCCCAAAAACGTCCCTCTTATTCTGTTGAACTCATCATTTCCTAGAATTTCCTTAACAGTTTTGATATAAGCAACTATCGAGTGTTGGTTTATCGATATCGTCTTCTCTGGCTCTGATCCAATCGGATACCTCAGCTCAGGCAGTGCTAGTCTTAATGGTAATGGATCTcccatcttgtttctatcctgcgtaaacaagaaaaattttatttgtctaaattaattaaaatccaattttcaggaagggtttcctgaaacaatacaaatccttcctgaagtctatacacatgctttcacatgaactagaattctaccaatcatattaggttaaaacgagcaagtctatacacaagcaaaaaccaggagaccaatctctcagaaagaaaacacacataaggtTGAATCTGCAACATACCTTAAAGAGATAGAGCTCTAGAAATGGTTTTTCTCGGAGAATAGAGAGAGCTCGCGTaaaagatcgagagagagagagttctggagatgggttttcgtcggagatcgagagatatggagatgagagagagattcgAGAGGCGGAGACGAGTGAGATTCGAGAAGTTTGAAACGGCGAGAGTGTTGAGACGGCaagagttttgtcttttttcaATCGAAATGTATTGTTTTGGAAACCTATCCTATATTAATTGGTTTAAGTATGCTTATGTAATATTctttaacagatgattctcctcagacCAGCGGTTAAACCAAGGCATTTCATAACTCAAAAGTCTCTCTATCCCCGGGTTCGATatgtggtggattcaaaatcaattttaatttttttttgtgttacagtttggagttaaataaaattaaatgtaatcCATTAACAGATGATTCTTCTTGGCCTAGTGGCTAAACTCCCACACTATCCAAATACGCAAACTCTCTCCCTCTGGGTTCGATCCTTTGTGGTTCTAAATTTTTGTTGTCTGTAAACATCACAATTTTAAGCTTACCATATACATGTCCAATCCTTAGtatataatctcatttcattcttttttacatttgaaacacttaactttttttctggaaacccaTCCAGAAACATTATTTTAACCTTCCAAGATATAtgatacccaaaaaaaaatacttgataTCCTTCCAATCTTTCTTATGTAACCAGACGCCAacaacataacaaaataaacagTCATAACTAAAACCGAgtcttaactaaaacaaaaaatgttttcatgCATCATTCTCATTTCCCAAAGCTCTCATCCACAAATTGGTTGAAGATCTCACAAGACAAGGTTCTCCTTAGCTCCAATGCATTGTCATCATTAATCTTTGTCATGTCTCCTATCTTCAATGACTGGCACTCCAGAATCTTGACAAGAAATATCCCACAGTTGAAAGGATGTTTTGTCTTGGGTAAACCTTGTGCCTGCTCAATCTCAAATGGAATCATCTTCACTTTATCTACCTCATCACCAGAAGATTCCACCAGCAGATCAGAAATCAACACtgtcatatttaaaaatcaatatcaagaTAGAATCAGTTGAATATTTCAAACCAAGAAACAATTGAATACATCAAATACAAATTGTTTATATATACCTGCCAACTTTTTCACTTGAGGAATATCAATGCTGTTGCTTTCCTTTTGAAAACAATCATATACtgtgattcttttcttcttcaaatgaatTTTCATCCCAATCCAGACATTGCTTTTTTTTCCAAGAGTAATCCCATACACAACTTCAACATCTTCTCCCCATGTCTTCTCTGGATATACCTTCCCTCTCacaatatctttaaataaatcgttgaatatctttttacctttgaccttttctttcttgtaaGCCAAATCATCAGAGAGCAAGGAATGCAAGAACTCCATAGGTAGGAAGCACGCCTTTGGAATCTTGTAGTTGTGGAACCAAGCAGCATTCTCATTTCTTCTGCAATTTAGCATTGCAAAGGCTCCATCAatgtgctgcaaaaaaaaaggcaaacatTATCTAATTTGTTACTATATAATTCCTGAAACTAAACAAATCcttcctgaatttttttttttaaaaaaagctCAAGGCAAGAACATATGTAAACAAATTACCTCTTTCTTAAGGTCCTTTTTTGCATTTTCCATGCTTTGAAAGAAAGATTTCCTTATCTTATTATCATTGATTGATAGGGACCTGCAGTCGATTAAAGATTCAAAGGAATTACCAAACCtcttatacataaatataagaatatatagacAAGGACAGAAACATGCTTACGTTTCATGCATGCCGGGCTTTAATGTCATCCAATTTTGAAGCCTTGAAAGCTTATGTTCCGCAGGAGTTGAAAACGGATCAACTGCAGGTATAATCTCAGGTATTACAGTTAAAGCCGGATTTCTGTCAGACTTGAATGGAGTTTTTGTGTCTCTAGATCGTTTAGGCACCCTCTCGCTCcttcttaggaaaacattatcCATTCCTGAATTTTGTGATGAGGCAGCAGCTTTCCTTTTCTTATCAGGCTTCACCTTTAATCAAACAATAGACACCaagcaaaatattatcaaatttgttGCAATCGGAATTTCTGGAAACCATTCCTGAAACTAAAATGTATGTATATCAAACAATTCACGTGAAGTATAATTCTAGTTATGATTTACCTTATCTGCCATCTTCCAGACTCCATCTTTCCATTCTCTATGAATTCGCAAATCTGAATGTTTGAATAGAATAGTTTCCATAGAAGTATAGAGACACACCGAGTATGTGTTATCACCAAGTACCATGCTAATTTGTCCGCTGCTCCAGCCATTGTTGTAAAAGGCTTCTACCTTATCCATCATCTCAAAGGATTTTTGGTCACTAGTTGGTGTTGCAGGACGTATTTTGTCAGCCGTGATAGTATCCTGAAGTTTCTGAAGTCTATGTTGGTCTGTGAAGAGTGTCGTGTACTCAACTGTCAGCTCCTCTAGTCCTTTACACAGTTTAAGATCAACAACCTTTCCTGGATACCATATTTCGTCATCAGTAGACAAAATCTCAACCTCTGCGCCTATTTGAAAGTGAGCTAGAAGCCTGCTTACTTCAACCTATTAAAAATGAAGATTCAATAACATCAGCGGTTTTACATTGTTAGAATATTAATTAAAGATCAAATATACTCGATGCATACCTCGTTTGTTTCTGAAAAATCTATAGCACTTGTTTGAAGATGCTCTGTTTGCTGAGTAATAGGCGTCATCTTTGAAACATCTGTGGAAACTTGCTCAGTAGTAGGTTCTGTAGTATCCTTGAGATTTTCTTCTGCTTGATTCTGCTCTGATGGTGTCTCATCGGATTGATCTCCCTCACTTGTCTGAAGGTGCTGTGTTTGCGGAGTAAGAGGCTGTGTCTTCGAAACATCTGTGGAAACTAGCTCAGTAGTAGGTTCTACAGTATCCTTGAGATATTCTTCTGCTTGATTCTTTCTGCTTGATTGTGTATGCTCTCCTTCACTTGGAGAAAAATATTGGGTCGCAGTTTCTGTCTCACTCTATAAGACAAAAGTAAATGGTAAGAGTTAGttgaatagaaaaatattacataaacattttaaatatttcttcttaccaaagcattcttattttcttcaataACTAGTGCAATTAGTGAAGACAATGGAGAGGAAGGTGTGTGATGCACAGCATGTGTATCCTCCTGTAATAACAGTAAAATAAAAGAGGTAGTTATGAAGAAgtttctacaatttaaaattcaagttgTACTTATGAAAGACATTTCTATGCTTACCTTTTTATTGTTTGGTGAAATGATCTCAGTCAATGGCTGTGTAGCCTCATACATTTCCTCTGTTACcgtctgcaaaaaaaaacaaaaaaaaagtcaggtAGGGGATCAAAAACACGTACAAAAGCTTTCAAACATTACTTGAAATCTCCaagattttttgaacatttaccTGCTGTTTCTGAATTGGAGTAAAAACTTGAGCCTCAATACTCTTTGGAGatattggagaagaaggtgtctCATTCATTTCCAGTGTTTCTTTTTGCAAAACTTGAGTCTGAGCAGTAGGTGACTCAATCACAATCTGCAAAAAATATCAGGAAAggccatcatgaatacattcaattataatttctagagtaaatattacctcatcatctggttttccttcttcttgattagttttgggtgGCGTTTCATCAGTAGAGGTTTGTGTTTCCCTTTGCCAAAAATTAGAAAGgtctatatatgtaaatcacccaaaactaattgtaaactccaactgtcattgagcatatacctcttttGTCAGATTAGGAGTAAAAACTTGAGTATCAAGGGCAAGCATGTCATCCGATGGCTCTCTCTCAATCTGTAAAAATTATCACGAAGTCAATCCAGAGTACGTTCTAAAGCTTCCAAACATTAACTTAAAaatccaagatttttttttgaccatGTACCTGCTGAGTCTGACTTGGAGTATAAACGGGAGTTTCAATACTCTTTGGAGCtattggagaagaaggtgtctCATTCATTTCCACTGTTTCTTTCTGCAAAACTTGACTCTGAGTAGCAGGTGACTCACTTGTTAATTTCTCTCtcacaatctgcaaaaaaatattaggaatggccatcatgaatacattcaacTATAATTTCTAGAATAAATATTACCTCATCATCTGGTTTTCCATCTTGATTAGGATTGGATGGCCTCTCATCGGTAGACGTTTCTGTTTCTTTCTGTCAAAAATCACAAAAGcctttatatgtaaaaaaaatcacccaaaactaatttgtaaactccaactgtgaaaacaatatcattgagcatatacctcttttGTCAGATTAGGAGAGAATACTTGAGTATCAAGGGCAGGAGTGTCATCATCTGATTCATTCATTGTCTCCTGCAaaaatcaagaatgcattcaagaatatgtacaaaagcttccatatattactttaaaactcaacaatattttattggttacatacctcatgtgtcaaattaggctgttgagacattggagataaaggcgtCTCACTCAATGGTTGCGTGTAATCCTGCAAAAATCAGGAAGGCATTCAGGATTTTGTACaagaatttccaaatattttcttaaaattttttgaGCATATACCTCATTTTGTTGAGACTTTGGAGATGCAGCTGATTCAATCATTGTCTCCTGCAAAAATCAGGAATGCATTCAAGAAGTACAAAAGCTttccaaatattacttcaaaactcaacaatatttattggttacatacctcatgtgtcaaattaggctgttgagacattggagataaaggtgtctcactcgatggttgcgtgtgagacattggagataaaggtgtctcactcgatggttgcgtgtgagacattggagataaaggtgtcCCACTGGATCGCTGTTTGTCAAATATTAGGAAGGCATTCAAGAATATGTACAAGATCTtccaaaaataattgaaaatgcAAATGTAAAAGAAGATGTTTTGAGAATTTACCTTTTGTGTCACGTTAGTGGGAAAAACATTGTTGTTTCCTTCCAACTCTGACACACGAGCTCTAAGAtgtatgttttcttcttccagTAATGACATTCGATCCTTCATGCTCTTCAGATTCTCCTCCATTACCGTGATGatcctgttcactttttcatttaCTGAATCCTCATCAATCGGAGTAGAAGCTTGGCCAGTCTCCTTATTTGCCATCATTTGAATAAGAGCATCCAATGTGTCAAATGTGTCTACACACCTATTTTCCCAGTCATCGGCTGTAATCTTGTACCCTTTCTTTGttacatctttcactgtttCCAGCTCGTCACTATATTTGTCTTCAATGGAGATATCATCTTCTGGATCATGAGGAATAGAAGGTAGTATGCAATGAACCTTCAGCTGAGAGTATTTAAAAAAAGACCAAtgagaaacatattaaaaagaagaagccaaataAACTGAGAAACATATACTTGGAAAAGCTTACCTTTGTATCAGCTTCAACCTGTAAAACCCTATCAAGTGATGGATTCTCTACCTCAGCGTATTTTTCACACAAGTAAGTAGGCCCAGGAACCTCAACTGTTGGTACACACTTACTGAACTTATTCCTTAGCAAAGGAATCGACTCTAGTATCCAAAGAAGGAATActagaggataaccttgcaactCAAATTTGGATTTATTCTCCAAATGATTCGCGACTTCGTTTTGAATTGACTTCAGGAGCACAATGTAAGCCTCTTTTCCCCATGGATATGTCATATCCTGTGTATTTTTCGCATATTCCAAAGGAAAACTCCCTCCTTTGCTCTTCCGCAATAATATGCTCTCTACCAGGATGAGCATTGTGAGGCATACTCTCTCCtcagacactacaagaaaacatttaTTTACCGACTGCAATATCCGTAGTTATTCAGTCGCAAAACGTAACATAACGACTGATTTGCGACTGATCAACGTGGTCGCAAATTGCTGTGTCGCTAATACGAGGAGTCGTTAATAAGTCGCAATTTTGCGACTGAATTACGACTATTTTGTCACTGTATATTGTAGTCGTAAAATAGACGCAATTAAGTCGCAAAATATACCGACTGAACTACTACTATCCAAAGACCAAACTACGGCTGTTTATCAGTCGTTATGTAGACGGGAAATTGTAGTCGCTTATTAGTCGTTAGAGGGGAGTCGGTAGATAGTCGCAAAATTAGCGACTACCCAACGACTGATTATGTACAGCATTAGTGACTATATAGCGACTGAGTTGTTGATTTAGATGTGTAATATGTGGTTATCTAGCGACTACATTGCGACTAAATTTTGTGACTTATTAGCGACTCCAAGATTCAAAAATCACaaatcagatttttttgattttctttttttttaattaatttgttcaTTTGCAGTAAAACAATgacaataataaaaacaaaaattttaatataaaacagagAATTCATAACATAATGTTGCAAAAGGCACTCTAAGGAGTTAAGCATTAgcatacaaaatattatagtagTACAAGAGTAGGGAACCTAAaattcatcttcatcttcacttTCACCTTCCCCTtcatcttcaccttcttcaccttcaccttcaccttcaccttcactttcactttcactttcaccttcaccttcaccttcaccttcaccttcaccttcaccttcaccttcaccttcaccttcatcatcatcttcacctTGATTAGCAGCCATGAAGGCCAAAAAATTTGGATCAGTTGCAGCCAGATACTTCTTCACCAAGGAAAAACTTTTGAGCTTTTTTGCTTGCTTGGCAGTGTAAGCCGCCTGCTTCTCAATCTTCCGGTGAGCATCGCTGAGCTGTTTTTCGAGGTCTACGTACGAAGAAGAGGATTTACAACGCTTGCGCTTTCCGTTGACAATAGTACTTTCTAGGCTTCCTATTCCATAGTGTCTTCCTCTTTTGTCTGTGACAGTGGACTACAAAAGCAAAGGAAGTAGACAGATATCAATCAAATCAAACAATATGTAGTAAAAAATATCCTTAAAAAAAAGGGATAGAAAAGCAATTTACCAGAAGGAAGAGCTCATTATCCTGGTCTAGAGAGAGTTGTGGAGGGTGTGAAGTACCATCTGAACTCTCTGAGTTTTCAGCTTGAAGGTCAGCCAGCTTGGCTTGCTTGTTCTTCTCATAGGCCTCTGCAACTAGCTTTGCTTTCTTATCTACAAAGCTGCCATTTTTTTTGGTGTGTGCCTTGATGAAAACTTCACCAATAGTCACTGGTCTGCCCAATTCTTCAACCTGAAAtggtaaataaaataaaggttAATGAGCCAGAAAAATTTCAACTTGGAGACAGGAAAAAAAGTTACCATTTCTTGTTCGATTTGGAGGTAAGACTTCTGGCCAGCATTGTGCTTGTGAGGACCAAGACCATTTCGGTCAGACAACCGAGCAGCTGATGTTGTCTCGCTTTTTTGTTGGGCTTTAGCAGTGTCCCAGTAAGCTGTCATTTCTTTCCACAGATCATTCAAAATCCAGGATGGTCGAACTCGAGACTTCCTACGCTTGCTAACCATGTCCTTCATACGTCGCTGACATACCTGCCCGAACTTCTCTTGAACCACACCAGTATATATGGGATTCCAAGTGTGAGTTTTCTACAAAAATAAGACAAGGCTGATGTTAGTAATCAAATAAATCAACAGTTTAGTAGTTTAGAAGAAAATACTAAACTGCAACTTAAAAACAGTTGCAATCCCATACAATagcaattaagaaaaaaaatacttaactgCAAATTCAACaaagaaattttcttttttgtccTGATCGACGCAAGTCCAACTGTAGAAGGGACCATCAAACTTGTTTGTAAAGACTTTAGTGATCCTCTGAGTCAGTTTACCTTTGTCCCGACCAAACCTAGAAACACAGAAACATTAGTATAAGGCCGAGAGTCATATCgtataaaaacaattatcaatCATAGAAAACTCACAATATTCTAACATCTCAAAGCTAAACAATTTCGAACTCTCCAAACAAAATTAGCAAAATACAATTACCAATGACAGAAACAATATCATAAGCAAACTGGATATGTCCCTTGAGTATTTCACAGAAACAATTATTAATCACAGACACAATCTCATAAGCTTAAAATATTCAGATAGATAAGTAACTAACCACATGGTTCCAGGCTCGAAGGTGGGAGAAAGGCTCATGGTGTAGCGCTCTCGGCCGGGCTGGGAGAGAAGGGCGTTGGGAAGCCTCGTCTGGTCTTCAGACAGATTCGGTTCTACTGGAAATGGTGAGTTGGGGACTG comes from the Brassica napus cultivar Da-Ae chromosome A7, Da-Ae, whole genome shotgun sequence genome and includes:
- the LOC125576725 gene encoding uncharacterized protein LOC125576725, whose amino-acid sequence is MMDKVEAFYNNGWSSGQISMVLGDNTYSVCLYTSMETILFKHSDLRIHREWKDGVWKMADKVKPDKKRKAAASSQNSGMDNVFLRRSERVPKRSRDTKTPFKSDRNPALTVIPEIIPAVDPFSTPAEHKLSRLQNWMTLKPGMHETSLSINDNKIRKSFFQSMENAKKDLKKEHIDGAFAMLNCRRNENAAWFHNYKIPKACFLPMEFLHSLLSDDLAYKKEKVKGKKIFNDLFKDIVRGKVYPEKTWGEDVEVVYGITLGKKSNVWIGMKIHLKKKRITVYDCFQKESNSIDIPQVKKLAVLISDLLVESSGDEVDKVKMIPFEIEQAQGLPKTKHPFNCGIFLVKILECQSLKIGDMTKINDDNALELRRTLSCEIFNQFVDESFGK
- the LOC125576082 gene encoding nucleolar transcription factor 1-A-like, with product MKDMVSKRRKSRVRPSWILNDLWKEMTAYWDTAKAQQKSETTSAARLSDRNGLGPHKHNAGQKSYLQIEQEMVEELGRPVTIGEVFIKAHTKKNGSFVDKKAKLVAEAYEKNKQAKLADLQAENSESSDGTSHPPQLSLDQDNELFLLSTVTDKRGRHYGIGSLESTIVNGKRKRCKSSSSYVDLEKQLSDAHRKIEKQAAYTAKQAKKLKSFSLVKKYLAATDPNFLAFMAANQGEDDDEGEGEGEGEGEGEGEGEGEGESESESEGEGEGEGEEGEDEGEGESEDEDEF